Genomic segment of Gemmatimonadota bacterium:
GAGGTCGGCGATGCGGACACGCTCGTGGTTTCGGGCAGCTTCAGCGATCCGGACGGGGACGCCTTGACGTATACGGGCCGGCGTGACGGATTCGACGCTGACGATCGACGGGCTCGCGAAGGGCACGGCCACGATCACGGTGACGGCTGCCGATGCCGACACCACGGCCGCTCAGACCTTCCTGGTGACCGTGCCGAACCAGGCGCCTGTCGCGGAGGGGACGATCTCGGCGCGGACGATCGAGGTCGGCGATGCGGTGGTGTTCTACGTTTCGGGCAGCTTCAGCGATCCGGACGGTGACGCGCTGACGTATACGGCGTCGTCGTCGGATTCGAGCGTGGCGACGGCCGGCGTGACGGATTCGACGCTGACGGTCGCTGCGCACGCGAA
This window contains:
- a CDS encoding Ig-like domain-containing protein yields the protein MTVPNQAPVAEGTISARTIEVGDAVVFYVSGSFSDPDGDALTYTASSSDSSVATAGVTDSTLTVAAHAKGTATITVTAADTDTTATQTFLVTVPNQAPVAEGTLPARRIEVGDADTLVVSGSFSDPDGDALTYT